A stretch of Gadus macrocephalus chromosome 17, ASM3116895v1 DNA encodes these proteins:
- the cnpy4 gene encoding protein canopy 4 isoform X4 — MEKPFPFTTAMAPLSLHVVLLVIRWLPVACYSYQSKSLFMTFSELAALEKKSQDRVLVKCLQDSMEVTVVEEKADAFGLGFPVDPKRLNLGPVVQSQSRCQAEASGKGAYTFRAQHGECGTKLMISDDNIVFSNLLVYSPPPTEAGQLPPTPSLAVPVHCIYKRWRSADGDASVCWNWGTDETFLSRSTKTRHQRAVMDQTRPATRGQ, encoded by the exons ATGGAGAAACCTTTTCCGTTCACCACCGCAATGGCACCGCTTTCCCTCCACGTCGTCCTGCTGGTGATTAGATGGCTGCCGGTCGCGTGCTACAGCTACCAATCAAAGTCCCTTTTCATGACTTTCTCCGAGCTGGCCGCCCTTGAAAAAAAGTCTCAGGACCGCGTTTTGGTGAAGTGCCTTCAGGACAGTATGGAGGtgacggtggtggaggagaaggcggATGCTTTTGGTCTGGGGTTCCCCGTTGACCCTAAACGCCTGAACCTTGGCCCTGTGGTCCAATCACAGAGCCGTTGCCAGGCAGAGGCCAGTGGAAAGGGGGCTTACACCTTCCGAGCCCAGCATGGAGAGTGTGGCACGAAACTAATG ATATCAGATGACAACATTGTCTTCAGCAACCTGCTGGtctactctcctcctcccactgaaGCTGGACAGCTCCCTCCAACTCCCTCCCTGGCTGTTCCAGTACACTGTATTTATAAACg TTGGAGGTCAGCAGACGGGGACGCCTCGGTCTGTTGGAACTGGGGGACGGATGAGACATTTCTCTCACGAAGTACCAAGAcccgccaccagagggcagtaATGGACCAAACAAGACcggccaccagagggcagtaA
- the cnpy4 gene encoding protein canopy 4 isoform X2 — MEKPFPFTTAMAPLSLHVVLLVIRWLPVACYSYQSKSLFMTFSELAALEKKSQDRVLVKCLQDSMEVTVVEEKADAFGLGFPVDPKRLNLGPVVQSQSRCQAEASGKGAYTFRAQHGECGTKLMISDDNIVFSNLLVYSPPPTEAGQLPPTPSLAVPVHCIYKRRYGVSSGPLKHSRAPVVPRFWPSTSNSGSVGGQQTGTPRSVGTGGRMRHFSHEVPRPATRGQ; from the exons ATGGAGAAACCTTTTCCGTTCACCACCGCAATGGCACCGCTTTCCCTCCACGTCGTCCTGCTGGTGATTAGATGGCTGCCGGTCGCGTGCTACAGCTACCAATCAAAGTCCCTTTTCATGACTTTCTCCGAGCTGGCCGCCCTTGAAAAAAAGTCTCAGGACCGCGTTTTGGTGAAGTGCCTTCAGGACAGTATGGAGGtgacggtggtggaggagaaggcggATGCTTTTGGTCTGGGGTTCCCCGTTGACCCTAAACGCCTGAACCTTGGCCCTGTGGTCCAATCACAGAGCCGTTGCCAGGCAGAGGCCAGTGGAAAGGGGGCTTACACCTTCCGAGCCCAGCATGGAGAGTGTGGCACGAAACTAATG ATATCAGATGACAACATTGTCTTCAGCAACCTGCTGGtctactctcctcctcccactgaaGCTGGACAGCTCCCTCCAACTCCCTCCCTGGCTGTTCCAGTACACTGTATTTATAAACg GAGGTATGGGGTGAGTAGCGGTCCTCTAAAACACTCCCGGGCCCCAGTGGTTCCCCGCTTCTGGCCTTCCACCTCCAACTCCGGCTCAG TTGGAGGTCAGCAGACGGGGACGCCTCGGTCTGTTGGAACTGGGGGACGGATGAGACATTTCTCTCACGAAGTACCAAGAcccgccaccagagggcagtaA
- the cnpy4 gene encoding protein canopy 4 isoform X1, translating to MEKPFPFTTAMAPLSLHVVLLVIRWLPVACYSYQSKSLFMTFSELAALEKKSQDRVLVKCLQDSMEVTVVEEKADAFGLGFPVDPKRLNLGPVVQSQSRCQAEASGKGAYTFRAQHGECGTKLMISDDNIVFSNLLVYSPPPTEAGQLPPTPSLAVPVHCIYKRRYGVSSGPLKHSRAPVVPRFWPSTSNSGSDSWRSADGDASVCWNWGTDETFLSRSTKTRHQRAVMDQTRPATRGQ from the exons ATGGAGAAACCTTTTCCGTTCACCACCGCAATGGCACCGCTTTCCCTCCACGTCGTCCTGCTGGTGATTAGATGGCTGCCGGTCGCGTGCTACAGCTACCAATCAAAGTCCCTTTTCATGACTTTCTCCGAGCTGGCCGCCCTTGAAAAAAAGTCTCAGGACCGCGTTTTGGTGAAGTGCCTTCAGGACAGTATGGAGGtgacggtggtggaggagaaggcggATGCTTTTGGTCTGGGGTTCCCCGTTGACCCTAAACGCCTGAACCTTGGCCCTGTGGTCCAATCACAGAGCCGTTGCCAGGCAGAGGCCAGTGGAAAGGGGGCTTACACCTTCCGAGCCCAGCATGGAGAGTGTGGCACGAAACTAATG ATATCAGATGACAACATTGTCTTCAGCAACCTGCTGGtctactctcctcctcccactgaaGCTGGACAGCTCCCTCCAACTCCCTCCCTGGCTGTTCCAGTACACTGTATTTATAAACg GAGGTATGGGGTGAGTAGCGGTCCTCTAAAACACTCCCGGGCCCCAGTGGTTCCCCGCTTCTGGCCTTCCACCTCCAACTCCGGCTCAG ATAGTTGGAGGTCAGCAGACGGGGACGCCTCGGTCTGTTGGAACTGGGGGACGGATGAGACATTTCTCTCACGAAGTACCAAGAcccgccaccagagggcagtaATGGACCAAACAAGACcggccaccagagggcagtaA
- the cnpy4 gene encoding protein canopy 4 isoform X3, with the protein MGFIWLIILVVCSFTRADQDERLPNKCEVCKFLTMELQASLEKTARSKEVFELGEVLDTGKRRRKIKYNTSETRLTEAVDNICEGILQYNIHAERPGSLRYAKGASQTMTTLKNLVHKGVKVDLGLPYELWDEPSVEVSDLKKQCETMLEEYEEVVEDWYFHHQDQRLERFLCQTHVLSPPDLECLEEVWKGELGAKAVEEEKTTSHDAGEL; encoded by the exons ATGGGCTTCATATGGTTGATTATATTGGTGGTCTGCAGTTTCACTAGGGCAGACCAGGACGAGAGACTGCCGAACAAATGTGAAG TGTGTAAGTTCCTCACTATGGAGCTTCAGGCGTCGCTGGAGAAGACTGCCCGTTCAAAAGAGGTATTTGAGCTTGGAGAGGTGCTGGACACTGGCAAAAGAAGACGCAAGATAAAATACAACACCTC GGAAACGAGGCTGACGGAGGCGGTGGACAACATCTGTGAGGGAATCCTTCAGTACAACATCCACGCTGAGCGACCGGGCAGCCTACGCTatgccaag ggtgCCAGTCAGACCATGACCACGCTGAAGAACCTGGTCCACAAGGGGGTGAAGGTGGACCTCGGGCTGCCGTACGAGCTGTGGGACGAGCCCTCCGTGGAGGTCTCTGACCTGAAGAAACAG TGTGAGACGATGCTGGAGGAGtacgaggaggtggtggaggactgGTACTTCCACCACCAGGACCAGCGACTGGAGAGGTTCCTGTGTCAGACCCACGTCCTCAGCCCCCCCGACCTAg AGTGTCTGGAGGAGGTGTGGAAGGGAGAACTGGGGGCCAaagcagtggaggaggagaagaccacGTCACATGACGCTGGGGaactgtga